One genomic region from Melioribacteraceae bacterium encodes:
- a CDS encoding Rrf2 family transcriptional regulator → MKFSAQEEYGLRCLLRIAKFYHVGKSLTIPEISRSEGISEHNTGKILRVLRLGGFLTAGRGQFGGYTLSKAPEEIKVDQVLYVLGGKLYDDSFCRNHSGAGDLCTNSIDCSVRSLWKIIQDSVNSVVKDLTLKDLLGSESELFELVSGDSVKHN, encoded by the coding sequence ATGAAATTCAGTGCACAGGAAGAATACGGTTTAAGGTGCCTTCTAAGAATTGCTAAATTCTATCATGTAGGTAAGTCCTTAACCATTCCCGAGATAAGTCGGAGTGAAGGTATTTCCGAACATAATACGGGTAAGATCCTCCGGGTATTGCGCCTCGGAGGATTCTTAACCGCCGGTCGCGGACAGTTCGGCGGATACACTTTATCGAAAGCTCCGGAGGAAATTAAAGTCGATCAGGTCCTCTATGTCCTTGGCGGTAAACTATACGACGATTCATTCTGCCGGAATCATTCGGGTGCCGGAGATCTTTGTACCAATTCTATCGATTGTTCCGTACGGTCGCTCTGGAAAATAATCCAGGACTCCGTTAATTCTGTAGTTAAAGACCTTACTCTAAAAGATCTTCTCGGCTCCGAAAGTGAGCTCTTTGAACTGGTATCCGGCGACTCTGTAAAACACAATTAA
- a CDS encoding BrxA/BrxB family bacilliredoxin — protein sequence MFTINQKPPIYDPEAVQPMRDELVYVGFEEMLTPQTVEETLSQKNDQTVLVMINSVCGCAAGSARPGVTLALQNNIIPDKFVTVFAGQDRDAVDHFRGKFLPNFPPSSPSIALLKNGEVLFMMPRHHIEGRGPEEIADDLKMVFEKYCSKEGPSIPKEKYDELIHAKMCGSKIPMNKN from the coding sequence ATGTTCACAATAAATCAAAAACCTCCAATATACGACCCGGAAGCTGTTCAACCGATGAGGGATGAATTAGTCTATGTCGGGTTCGAAGAGATGCTGACACCTCAAACTGTTGAGGAAACCCTGTCCCAGAAAAATGATCAGACAGTTCTTGTTATGATCAATTCTGTATGCGGCTGCGCCGCGGGCAGTGCTCGTCCCGGCGTTACTCTCGCGCTTCAGAATAATATAATCCCGGATAAATTTGTAACGGTCTTCGCCGGACAGGATAGGGATGCAGTAGATCACTTTAGAGGAAAATTTCTTCCAAACTTTCCGCCTTCTTCACCTTCAATAGCCTTATTGAAAAACGGCGAAGTCCTTTTTATGATGCCCCGTCATCATATTGAAGGAAGGGGACCGGAGGAAATTGCCGATGACCTTAAAATGGTTTTCGAGAAGTATTGCTCTAAGGAGGGCCCGTCAATTCCTAAAGAAAAATACGATGAATTAATCCATGCAAAAATGTGCGGCTCTAAAATACCGATGAATAAAAATTAA
- a CDS encoding SUF system Fe-S cluster assembly protein, with product MMIDKGKLEQDIIAQLKTCFDPEIPVDIWELGLIYEIRIDDEANIYVKMTLTSPACPVAGTLPPEVKEKVKKVKGVHDVYVDLVWEPAWSMDNMSEEAKLELGFL from the coding sequence ATGATGATTGACAAAGGGAAATTAGAACAGGATATAATCGCTCAGCTTAAGACCTGTTTTGATCCAGAGATCCCAGTGGATATCTGGGAACTGGGTCTTATCTATGAAATAAGAATTGATGATGAGGCAAATATTTACGTTAAGATGACTTTAACTTCTCCTGCTTGCCCTGTTGCCGGTACTCTGCCTCCAGAGGTAAAAGAGAAGGTCAAAAAAGTTAAAGGTGTTCATGACGTTTATGTCGACCTTGTATGGGAACCTGCATGGAGTATGGATAATATGAGCGAAGAAGCAAAGCTTGAACTTGGATTCCTCTGA
- a CDS encoding cysteine desulfurase, with translation MNTVPDVKRKFDVNEVRQDFPILSRLVNDKPLVYLDNAATSQKPRQVIEALNRYYTFDNANIHRGLYFLSELATDQYETARLKVKEFINALSASEIIFVRGATEAINLVASSLCRAGIFKNGDEIIISHMEHHANIVPWQLLCDRKDIKLKVIPINDNGELDLDAFQTLITGKTKLVSVVQISNTLGTINPVKKIIEIAHSKGIPVLIDGAQSVPHVKVDLQELDADFFVFSGHKVFAPTGIGVLYGKTEYLEMMPPYQGGGSMIRTVTFEKTTYDDLPGKFEAGTPNIAGAIGLGAAIDYMNRFDRNELTLHEDSLLKYATEELNKIEGLRIIGNAKEKASVISFVIEGIHPYDIGTIIDTDGIAIRTGHHCTQPIMDRYNLPATSRASFSFYNTDEEVDKLVKGLLKVKKMFS, from the coding sequence ATTAATACGGTTCCGGACGTAAAAAGAAAATTTGATGTTAATGAAGTAAGGCAGGACTTCCCGATTTTAAGCCGGCTTGTAAACGATAAACCTCTTGTCTACCTTGATAATGCGGCCACTTCCCAGAAACCCCGGCAGGTAATAGAAGCTCTTAACAGGTATTACACATTCGATAATGCGAATATTCATCGCGGACTTTATTTTTTAAGTGAGCTTGCAACCGATCAGTATGAAACAGCCCGGCTTAAAGTAAAAGAGTTTATTAATGCACTTAGTGCCTCCGAAATTATTTTTGTAAGAGGTGCTACCGAAGCTATAAACCTGGTTGCCTCTTCACTTTGCAGAGCAGGTATATTTAAGAATGGTGATGAAATCATTATCTCTCATATGGAACACCATGCCAATATTGTTCCCTGGCAGTTGTTGTGCGATAGAAAAGATATTAAACTGAAAGTGATTCCGATAAATGACAATGGTGAACTGGACCTGGATGCGTTCCAGACCTTGATCACCGGTAAAACAAAACTTGTATCTGTTGTGCAAATCTCTAATACGCTCGGTACTATAAATCCTGTAAAAAAAATAATTGAAATTGCCCATTCGAAAGGTATACCCGTTCTAATTGATGGCGCGCAATCGGTTCCTCATGTTAAAGTCGACCTTCAGGAACTCGATGCCGATTTCTTTGTCTTCTCCGGCCACAAGGTTTTTGCGCCTACTGGTATTGGTGTGTTGTACGGTAAAACTGAATACCTGGAAATGATGCCGCCCTACCAGGGAGGCGGAAGTATGATTCGTACCGTTACATTTGAAAAGACCACCTACGATGATCTCCCCGGCAAATTCGAAGCGGGTACACCGAATATCGCCGGCGCTATCGGACTCGGCGCTGCGATCGATTATATGAACCGGTTCGACAGGAATGAACTTACTCTTCACGAGGATTCCCTGCTTAAATATGCAACGGAGGAGTTGAATAAAATTGAAGGGCTCAGGATTATCGGTAACGCAAAAGAAAAAGCCTCGGTGATTTCTTTTGTGATTGAAGGAATTCATCCCTACGATATAGGAACTATTATCGATACTGATGGAATTGCGATCAGGACCGGTCATCACTGCACTCAGCCGATAATGGACCGTTACAATCTGCCGGCAACTTCAAGGGCTTCTTTCAGTTTCTATAATACGGATGAGGAAGTTGATAAGCTTGTTAAGGGATTGCTGAAAGTAAAAAAAATGTTTTCTTAA
- the sufD gene encoding Fe-S cluster assembly protein SufD — translation MNNKSEFQNTKEWYLSGFKKFEEKLNGESKTFLHDLRKDALDKLAASDFPTTRDEEWKYTNISPILKQNFIPAFTLDRQKISVNEIKKFLFSGFDFYLMTFINGIYSEELSDLKNLPGKVTVNSLSVLLKKDPEIIKGRISKYVKSDNAFNLLNKTYSTDGAVVIVPDNIVIEKPVQVLFLNGDPGNSVLSVPHNIIIAGKNSQVTVINTYAAINNSIYFTNAITEVFADESSIVDLYKIQNENDNSYHYEKVEAYQLKRSVFNHYNFTFGGEIVRNDINSVLDDENIETHYYGLYLANGKRLVDNHTFVDHAKPNCMSNELYKGILDDEARGVFNGKIIVRKDAQKTNAYQQNKSVLLSKKARVNTKPQLEIFADDVKCTHGATVGHLDDTAYYYIRTRGIPSELAKSILIRAFANDVVESVKIESLREQLNHMIFEHLNRVEIENN, via the coding sequence ATGAATAATAAGTCAGAATTTCAGAATACAAAAGAGTGGTACCTTTCCGGCTTCAAAAAGTTTGAAGAGAAACTTAACGGCGAATCTAAAACTTTCCTGCACGATTTAAGGAAAGATGCGCTAGATAAACTGGCCGCGTCCGATTTCCCTACAACCAGGGATGAAGAATGGAAATACACAAACATATCGCCGATTCTAAAACAGAATTTTATTCCGGCTTTCACGCTCGATCGTCAGAAAATCTCGGTTAATGAAATAAAAAAATTTCTCTTCAGCGGATTCGATTTTTATCTAATGACTTTTATTAACGGTATCTACTCTGAAGAATTGAGCGACCTTAAAAACCTGCCCGGTAAAGTAACTGTAAACAGTCTAAGCGTTCTTCTTAAAAAAGATCCCGAAATTATAAAAGGCAGAATCTCAAAATATGTTAAATCCGATAATGCCTTTAATCTGCTCAATAAAACTTATTCAACGGACGGAGCAGTTGTAATCGTTCCGGATAATATTGTAATAGAGAAACCGGTTCAGGTACTTTTCCTAAACGGCGATCCCGGTAATTCTGTCCTCTCAGTTCCTCATAATATTATTATTGCAGGAAAAAATTCACAGGTTACGGTTATCAATACTTATGCTGCCATCAATAATTCAATTTACTTTACAAATGCAATAACCGAAGTCTTTGCGGATGAATCTTCGATTGTCGATCTCTATAAAATCCAGAATGAAAATGATAACTCATACCATTACGAGAAGGTGGAAGCTTATCAGCTGAAGCGGAGCGTTTTCAATCATTATAATTTTACGTTCGGTGGCGAGATTGTTCGCAACGACATCAACTCGGTACTCGACGACGAAAATATTGAAACTCATTACTACGGACTCTACCTCGCAAACGGTAAGCGGCTTGTGGATAATCATACATTCGTAGACCATGCCAAGCCGAATTGTATGAGCAATGAGCTTTACAAGGGAATTCTTGATGATGAAGCGAGGGGTGTTTTCAACGGAAAGATAATCGTTCGTAAAGATGCTCAGAAAACGAATGCGTACCAGCAGAATAAGTCTGTGCTTTTATCCAAGAAAGCCAGAGTAAATACAAAACCGCAGCTCGAAATTTTTGCCGACGATGTAAAATGTACTCACGGAGCGACTGTAGGGCATCTCGACGACACGGCGTATTATTACATCCGTACGCGCGGTATCCCGTCCGAACTCGCCAAGTCGATTCTCATCAGGGCTTTTGCCAATGATGTGGTGGAATCTGTTAAAATTGAATCTCTGCGCGAGCAGCTGAACCATATGATATTCGAACATCTTAATAGAGTTGAAATCGAAAATAATTAA
- the sufC gene encoding Fe-S cluster assembly ATPase SufC produces the protein MLSIKNLHASVEGKEILKGINLEIKAGEVHAIMGPNGSGKSTLANVLAGNEGYEVTGGEIVFEGKQLLELDPEDRAREGVFLAFQYPVEIPGVSNATFLKTAINEIRKYHNQPELTPKEFLELMKEKSRILGMEDALINRSVNVGFSGGEKKRNEIMQMLMLNPKLALLDETDSGLDIDALKIVSNGVNLFKSKDKAVLVVTHYQRLLNYIQPDFVHVLYNGKIIKSGGKELALELEDKGYDWIKPELKETVSV, from the coding sequence ATGTTATCTATAAAAAATCTACATGCCAGCGTTGAAGGAAAAGAAATTCTAAAAGGAATTAACCTTGAGATCAAAGCTGGTGAGGTTCATGCAATTATGGGTCCCAACGGTTCCGGTAAAAGCACTCTCGCTAATGTCCTTGCCGGGAATGAAGGTTATGAAGTAACCGGAGGCGAAATTGTATTTGAAGGGAAACAACTTCTTGAATTGGACCCTGAAGACAGGGCGCGCGAAGGCGTCTTTCTTGCCTTCCAGTACCCGGTTGAAATCCCCGGTGTCAGCAACGCAACATTTTTAAAAACAGCTATTAATGAGATCAGAAAATATCATAATCAACCAGAGTTAACTCCAAAAGAGTTTCTCGAACTGATGAAAGAAAAATCCAGAATTCTAGGAATGGAAGATGCTCTTATCAACCGTTCTGTTAACGTTGGGTTCTCAGGCGGGGAAAAGAAAAGAAATGAAATCATGCAGATGCTTATGCTTAATCCGAAACTCGCACTTCTTGATGAAACGGATTCCGGACTCGATATCGATGCGCTCAAAATTGTTTCAAATGGCGTTAACCTATTCAAGTCTAAAGATAAAGCTGTACTGGTGGTGACTCACTATCAAAGACTGCTCAATTATATCCAGCCCGATTTTGTACATGTTCTCTATAACGGAAAAATTATTAAATCCGGCGGTAAAGAACTCGCTCTTGAGCTTGAAGATAAAGGATACGACTGGATCAAACCGGAATTAAAAGAAACCGTTAGTGTGTAA